One window of Robbsia betulipollinis genomic DNA carries:
- a CDS encoding LexA family protein: MEKRAVGPHRAPSTHVSIRLSRRFVLSSTNALNTTFIKKTNKMCNNNLFKYAMIPAMHETMTRLYQAAAQLTSATGQSSLAALMNHSPQTLNNWESRGMSQKGMLEAERMIGCSAVWLKTGEGPMIVSAQTRDAASTRQPPSLPDRNVGHATIGETRLPVISYVQAGKMTEMRDPFSTGDVFDFLLTDLDLPESAFCLVIRGESMSPEFHEGDRIVIDPELAPRPGDFVVAKNGSQDATFKKYRPRGVSLTGQEVFELAPLNDDYPTLRSDTEPLQIIGVMVEHRRYRKK; the protein is encoded by the coding sequence GTGGAAAAGCGAGCTGTCGGGCCCCATCGCGCACCGTCCACGCATGTTTCGATTCGTCTTTCGCGTCGATTCGTGCTATCGTCCACAAATGCATTAAACACTACGTTTATCAAAAAGACAAACAAAATGTGTAACAACAATTTGTTTAAATACGCGATGATTCCTGCTATGCACGAGACCATGACGCGCCTGTACCAGGCGGCAGCGCAATTGACGTCCGCGACGGGACAGTCGTCGCTCGCCGCGCTGATGAACCATTCGCCGCAAACCCTGAACAACTGGGAGAGCCGCGGCATGTCCCAAAAAGGCATGCTGGAAGCCGAGAGGATGATCGGTTGCAGCGCGGTGTGGCTCAAAACGGGCGAAGGCCCGATGATCGTGTCCGCGCAGACGCGGGACGCAGCCAGTACGCGGCAGCCCCCTTCGCTTCCGGACCGTAACGTGGGGCACGCTACCATCGGCGAGACACGCCTGCCGGTGATCAGCTATGTGCAGGCAGGAAAGATGACGGAGATGCGGGATCCGTTCTCCACCGGGGACGTCTTCGATTTTTTATTGACGGATCTTGACCTGCCGGAAAGCGCGTTCTGCCTAGTGATTCGAGGTGAATCGATGTCGCCGGAATTTCACGAAGGCGACCGGATCGTCATCGATCCGGAGCTTGCGCCGCGTCCGGGGGACTTTGTCGTGGCGAAGAACGGCTCGCAGGACGCGACATTCAAGAAATACCGGCCGCGCGGGGTAAGCCTGACGGGTCAGGAAGTGTTTGAGCTTGCGCCGTTGAACGATGACTACCCCACGCTGCGCAGCGATACCGAACCGCTGCAGATCATTGGCGTGATGGTCGAGCATCGGCGCTATAGAAAAAAGTGA